Proteins from a single region of Campylobacter sputorum:
- a CDS encoding FAD-dependent oxidoreductase, whose amino-acid sequence MKEMHYEVVVVGGGISGSALVYLLSRYTNIKSIALVEKYEGVSTLNSKGTGNSQTIHSGDIETNYTYEKARKIKKIADMIVKYGLQYGYNEKFMFKHQKFAMGVGEEEVETIKQRYGELKKIYPYLEFYDKDKLKQIEPRVVFDENSNVRKDNIAGIGTLDGAYTTVDYGAMSNSFIDNAKKENSKQVDVYLNSEVKRINQVGDKFYINTINNLSISADFVVVNAGAHSLYLAHKMGYGTDMGTLPMAGSYYLTKKKLLNGKVYMMQNPKLPFAALHGDPDILADGCTRFGPTALPMPKLERFHGSKSILEAVSSLNFGMDTMSVFWDLLKDSDIRNYLFRNIAFEVPILGKKLFVKDARKIVPSLREDDIYYAKGFGGIRPQVVDKKNKTLMFGEASIDTKRGIIFNMTPSPGATSCLGNGVKDTKKVCEFLNRTFDESKFETELG is encoded by the coding sequence ATGAAAGAGATGCATTATGAAGTTGTTGTAGTTGGTGGTGGAATTTCTGGCTCTGCCTTAGTATACTTGCTTTCAAGATATACAAATATAAAAAGTATTGCTTTGGTAGAAAAATATGAAGGAGTTTCTACTTTAAATTCAAAAGGAACTGGCAACTCCCAGACTATACATTCTGGAGATATTGAGACAAACTATACTTACGAAAAAGCTAGAAAAATTAAAAAAATTGCAGATATGATAGTAAAATATGGACTTCAATACGGTTATAATGAAAAATTTATGTTTAAACATCAAAAATTTGCTATGGGTGTTGGAGAAGAAGAAGTTGAGACCATAAAACAAAGATATGGTGAGCTTAAAAAAATATATCCTTATTTAGAATTTTATGATAAAGATAAGTTAAAACAAATAGAACCAAGAGTTGTATTTGATGAAAATAGCAATGTTAGAAAAGACAATATTGCTGGTATAGGAACTCTTGATGGTGCTTATACAACTGTTGATTATGGTGCCATGTCAAATTCATTTATAGACAATGCTAAAAAAGAGAACTCAAAACAAGTAGATGTCTATCTAAATTCCGAAGTAAAAAGAATAAATCAAGTTGGCGATAAGTTTTATATAAATACTATTAATAATCTTTCAATAAGTGCTGATTTTGTGGTTGTAAATGCTGGTGCTCATTCTTTATATTTGGCTCATAAAATGGGCTATGGAACGGATATGGGGACTCTTCCTATGGCAGGAAGTTATTATTTAACAAAGAAAAAACTTTTAAATGGTAAAGTTTATATGATGCAAAATCCAAAACTTCCTTTTGCTGCACTTCATGGTGATCCTGATATTTTAGCAGATGGTTGCACCCGTTTTGGACCAACTGCTTTACCTATGCCAAAACTTGAAAGATTTCATGGATCAAAAAGTATTTTAGAGGCTGTATCTTCTTTAAATTTTGGTATGGATACCATGAGTGTTTTTTGGGATTTGTTAAAAGATAGTGATATTAGAAATTATTTATTTAGAAATATAGCTTTTGAGGTGCCTATTTTAGGAAAAAAACTTTTTGTAAAAGATGCTAGAAAGATTGTTCCTAGCTTGAGAGAAGATGATATTTACTATGCAAAAGGTTTTGGCGGTATTAGACCACAAGTAGTTGACAAGAAAAACAAAACTCTTATGTTTGGAGAAGCTTCTATTGATACAAAAAGAGGTATTATTTTTAATATGACACCAAGTCCAGGGGCTACAAGTTGTCTTGGAAATGGAGTAAAAGATACCAAAAAAGTGTGCGAGTTTTTAAATAGAACTTTTGATGAGAGTAAATTTGAAACAGAGTTAGGGTAA